The proteins below are encoded in one region of Megasphaera vaginalis (ex Bordigoni et al. 2020):
- the lysS gene encoding lysine--tRNA ligase, giving the protein MSEMRSTETMAMEAEKLNDQMVVRREKMQQFIDAGVYPFGQKFAWDHHAAEIKEGAAALEAAGTKVRVAGRLMALRRHGKTAFCVLRDISGEIQLYFRKDVLGEESYTLFKLLDIGDIIGVDGDVFTTHTGETTIRVETWTLLSKSLRPLPEKFHGLTDKEMRYRQRYLDLIVNPEVKDTFIKRSKIIKGIRAYLDQRGFLEVETPMLHNIAGGAAARPFKTHHNALDMDIFLRIAPELHLKRLLVGGLERVYEMNRCFRNEGIDTRHNPEFTTVELYQAFGDLEDVIALTEELVSGLAQSLYGTMKITYIDQDIDLTPPWNRMTMIEAVAKYTGKDFAAVTTLEEARAIADELHVEYTEHDGIGKIINGCFEDYVEENLIEPTVITGHPLEISPLTKQDRDNPLLTYRFEAFIYGRELANGFSELNDPLDQRDRFMQQMKERELGDDEAHQMDEDYCRALEYGLPPTGGLGIGIDRLVMFLTNSASIRDVLLFPLSRPEQK; this is encoded by the coding sequence ATGTCGGAAATGCGCAGTACGGAAACGATGGCGATGGAAGCGGAAAAGTTAAATGACCAAATGGTCGTGCGCCGCGAAAAAATGCAGCAATTCATAGATGCCGGAGTTTATCCCTTCGGACAGAAATTTGCATGGGATCATCATGCGGCAGAAATTAAAGAAGGAGCGGCGGCACTGGAAGCGGCAGGTACGAAAGTACGCGTTGCCGGTCGGCTGATGGCGCTGCGCCGTCATGGCAAGACCGCTTTTTGTGTACTCCGTGACATTAGCGGCGAAATTCAACTTTATTTCCGCAAAGACGTTTTAGGAGAAGAATCGTATACGCTTTTCAAGCTTCTTGATATTGGGGATATTATCGGCGTTGACGGCGATGTGTTCACGACACATACAGGCGAAACGACGATTCGCGTCGAAACGTGGACGTTATTGTCGAAATCGCTGCGGCCGCTGCCGGAAAAATTTCACGGGTTGACGGACAAGGAAATGCGGTATCGCCAACGGTATTTGGATCTTATTGTCAATCCCGAGGTTAAAGATACCTTTATCAAGCGTTCGAAAATTATTAAAGGCATTCGCGCTTACCTGGATCAACGCGGCTTTCTGGAAGTGGAAACGCCGATGCTTCATAATATTGCCGGCGGCGCTGCGGCCAGACCTTTCAAGACCCACCACAATGCTTTGGATATGGATATTTTTCTGCGAATCGCGCCGGAACTTCATTTGAAGCGTCTGCTTGTCGGCGGCTTGGAACGCGTTTATGAAATGAACCGCTGCTTCCGCAATGAAGGAATCGATACGCGTCATAATCCTGAGTTCACAACTGTTGAGTTGTATCAGGCATTCGGCGATCTGGAAGACGTAATCGCCCTGACGGAAGAACTGGTATCCGGCTTGGCGCAGTCACTTTACGGGACGATGAAGATTACCTATATCGATCAGGACATTGATTTGACGCCGCCGTGGAATCGTATGACGATGATTGAAGCCGTCGCCAAATATACGGGAAAAGATTTTGCCGCTGTCACGACGTTGGAAGAGGCCCGGGCCATTGCCGATGAACTCCATGTGGAATACACGGAGCATGACGGAATCGGCAAGATCATTAACGGGTGTTTTGAAGACTATGTCGAAGAAAATTTGATCGAGCCGACGGTGATTACCGGTCATCCGTTGGAGATTTCACCGTTAACGAAGCAGGACCGGGATAATCCTCTCCTGACATATCGTTTTGAAGCCTTTATCTATGGCCGTGAGCTGGCAAACGGTTTCTCCGAATTAAATGATCCCCTGGATCAGCGGGATCGCTTTATGCAGCAGATGAAGGAACGGGAATTAGGTGACGACGAAGCGCATCAAATGGATGAAGATTATTGCCGCGCCTTGGAATACGGTTTGCCGCCGACAGGCGGTTTGGGCATCGGCATCGACCGGTTAGTCATGTTTTTGACGAACAGCGCATCTATACGTGATGTCCTGCTTTTCCCGTTAAGTCGTCCGGAACAGAAATAG
- the brxF gene encoding BREX-3 system P-loop-containing protein BrxF produces the protein MVTDADVLKRWKYIAQEEEKLLILIGGPGSGKSKLIRELTYQDGWKICEAKELFDDEFLEVPRADRPEKATELISAAIHRLNARVVMIDNVSFLFAPILNLNPIHMLKELSRECPIIVSWRGTLDGDTLYFEHNGDPKYAKFKIENPNHVISLD, from the coding sequence ATGGTTACAGATGCAGATGTGTTAAAACGATGGAAGTACATTGCCCAAGAAGAGGAGAAGTTGTTGATTCTTATTGGCGGTCCCGGATCGGGCAAAAGCAAATTAATCCGTGAACTGACCTATCAGGATGGCTGGAAAATCTGTGAAGCGAAAGAGTTGTTTGATGATGAGTTTTTGGAAGTGCCTCGGGCCGATCGACCGGAAAAGGCTACAGAACTTATTTCTGCGGCTATACATCGGCTCAATGCACGCGTTGTTATGATTGACAATGTCAGTTTTCTCTTTGCTCCGATTCTCAATTTAAATCCGATTCATATGCTGAAAGAACTGAGCCGCGAATGTCCGATCATCGTCAGCTGGCGAGGGACCTTGGACGGCGATACGCTGTATTTTGAGCACAACGGTGATCCGAAGTACGCTAAGTTTAAAATCGAAAATCCCAATCATGTCATTTCGCTGGATTGA
- a CDS encoding undecaprenyl-diphosphate phosphatase, whose product MNDYIIAVILGIVEGVTEYLPVSSTGHMILVGDWLGFTGVRAGVFEVFIQLGAILSVLLIYKDKFLYMLQQYRCWHLLSPVNWRRRDTGLTLAHVAAGIVPVMIIGFFAHHAIKTYLFSAGTVIIGLIIGGLFMLAAEKSRVRTVCDDVNELTVIQSFFVGAFQILALWPGFSRSGSTIAGGLFLGLSRKAAADFSFIIAVPVMMIACFYDLLKSLADLNGNDMIMILIGFIVAFVVAYISVLWFLKFLNKSTLASFAYYRFVVALVAFIHFFVIS is encoded by the coding sequence GTGAATGATTATATTATTGCCGTTATTTTAGGCATCGTAGAAGGGGTTACGGAGTACCTTCCTGTCTCCTCGACAGGACACATGATTCTTGTCGGCGATTGGCTCGGCTTTACCGGGGTGCGTGCCGGCGTATTTGAGGTCTTTATTCAGCTGGGAGCGATTCTTTCCGTATTGCTCATCTATAAAGACAAGTTTTTATATATGCTGCAGCAATACCGCTGTTGGCATCTCTTGTCTCCGGTCAATTGGCGGCGCCGCGATACGGGGCTGACATTGGCTCATGTCGCGGCTGGAATTGTGCCGGTTATGATTATCGGCTTTTTTGCTCACCATGCGATTAAAACGTATCTTTTTTCTGCCGGGACAGTGATTATTGGCCTGATTATCGGCGGTCTTTTTATGTTGGCAGCTGAAAAATCCCGTGTCCGCACTGTTTGTGATGATGTTAACGAACTGACGGTTATCCAGTCTTTTTTTGTCGGCGCTTTCCAGATTTTGGCTCTCTGGCCGGGGTTTTCACGTTCCGGCTCGACGATAGCCGGCGGGTTGTTTTTAGGGCTCAGCCGCAAGGCGGCAGCGGATTTTTCTTTTATCATTGCCGTGCCGGTCATGATGATTGCTTGTTTTTACGACTTGCTGAAAAGCCTTGCCGACTTGAACGGCAATGACATGATCATGATCCTTATCGGCTTTATTGTCGCTTTTGTCGTGGCCTATATTTCGGTACTCTGGTTCCTGAAGTTCCTGAATAAATCGACGTTGGCTTCGTTTGCTTACTACCGCTTCGTGGTCGCACTGGTCGCGTTTATCCATTTCTTTGTCATTTCATAA